A window from Pseudomonas frederiksbergensis encodes these proteins:
- a CDS encoding MmgE/PrpD family protein: MSERMQRLAQFCVDSRFEDLPPALVTQAKRHILDTFGATLAGAGSDVAKQARQVFDGEVGNTLIWGTDQRTGAAQAALLNGVAAHALELDDTGGCDHSGAVVLPAVMAAVSMSGQSVNGRELITAVVIGYEIGRRVLEACGSYSAHNGAGWHSTATCGVFGAAAASARILGLDTAQTVSALGIAGSFSGGLWAFIHDGSQSKKLHSGRAAEGGLLAARFAQRGITGPTKLFDDVWGGFLKTLAGETAQPDALDADLGVVWKLARCSIKPYAACRGTHSAIDALGLLLDQLQVSADQVEDVQVSLCGFLQGMCGGRDVGTLAAAQMSLPYALAARLVQGHCRLEAYDDEQRGDPRIAHWMSRIRLEVDPQLSEDGEPIVSVRTVDGRQASLCVDPPLGAPGNPLSDAALKDKFFSLALRVMPRGQAAELLEQLWRVEELESVEALIVPTLRVGMQPGTLRVPKADAERPVRHSHADGSTPRRGYDHSENIK, from the coding sequence ATGAGTGAGCGGATGCAGCGATTGGCGCAGTTCTGCGTCGACAGCCGATTCGAAGACTTGCCGCCCGCACTGGTGACCCAAGCCAAGCGACACATACTCGACACCTTCGGCGCGACCCTGGCCGGGGCTGGCAGTGATGTCGCGAAGCAGGCACGGCAGGTCTTCGACGGTGAGGTCGGGAACACGCTGATCTGGGGCACCGATCAACGCACTGGCGCGGCCCAGGCCGCCCTGCTCAATGGTGTCGCCGCCCATGCCCTGGAACTGGACGACACCGGTGGTTGCGACCACTCCGGCGCGGTGGTGCTGCCGGCAGTCATGGCGGCGGTGTCGATGTCTGGACAATCGGTGAATGGCCGGGAGCTGATCACCGCTGTGGTAATCGGCTACGAAATCGGCCGCCGGGTGCTCGAAGCCTGTGGCAGCTATTCAGCCCACAACGGCGCCGGCTGGCACTCCACCGCCACCTGCGGCGTGTTCGGTGCGGCGGCGGCCAGTGCGCGAATTCTTGGACTGGATACCGCGCAAACCGTCTCGGCGCTGGGCATTGCCGGCAGTTTCAGTGGAGGGTTGTGGGCGTTTATCCACGACGGTTCGCAAAGTAAAAAACTTCACAGCGGTCGTGCCGCCGAGGGTGGATTGCTGGCGGCGCGATTTGCCCAACGAGGCATCACCGGGCCGACGAAGTTGTTCGATGATGTCTGGGGCGGGTTTCTGAAAACCCTGGCAGGCGAGACTGCACAACCTGACGCGTTGGATGCCGATCTGGGCGTCGTATGGAAACTTGCTCGCTGTTCGATTAAACCCTACGCCGCATGTCGCGGAACGCATTCCGCCATCGATGCGCTGGGGCTGTTGCTGGATCAGCTGCAGGTCAGCGCAGATCAAGTCGAAGATGTTCAGGTGTCGTTGTGCGGGTTTCTTCAGGGCATGTGCGGCGGGCGCGACGTCGGTACGCTGGCGGCGGCGCAGATGAGCCTGCCGTATGCCCTCGCAGCCCGGCTGGTGCAGGGGCATTGCCGGCTGGAGGCGTATGACGATGAACAACGGGGCGATCCTCGGATTGCTCACTGGATGTCGCGCATCCGTCTTGAAGTGGATCCGCAACTGTCAGAGGATGGCGAGCCCATCGTCAGCGTGCGGACCGTGGACGGTCGGCAGGCGAGCCTGTGTGTCGACCCGCCATTGGGTGCGCCGGGCAATCCGTTGAGTGATGCGGCGCTGAAGGATAAGTTTTTCAGCCTGGCGTTGCGGGTGATGCCGCGGGGGCAAGCGGCAGAACTGCTTGAGCAGTTGTGGCGGGTTGAAGAGCTGGAATCTGTCGAGGCACTGATCGTTCCCACGCTCCGCGTGGGAATGCAGCCCGGGACGCTCCGCGTCCCAAAAGCGGACGCAGAGCGTCCGGTAAGGCATTCCCACGCAGACGGTTCGACGCCTCGACGTGGGTACGATCACTCAGAGAACATTAAATAA
- a CDS encoding ABC transporter permease, whose product MNSFLNLIGVDLSALQGYGPLLLHGTWVTLKLSALSLLVSMALGLLGAAAKLSPLKLLNLPATFYTTLIRGVPDLVLMLLIFYSLQGWLSSLTEAMDWPYMEIDPFVAGVITLGFIYGAYFTETFRGAILSVPRGQQEAAACFGLNRWQRFRFVVFPQMMRFALPSLGNNWLVLLKATALVSIIGLSDLVKVAQEAGKSTFNMLDFLLLAAALYLLITSASNYVLRVLERRYNQGVRGMAR is encoded by the coding sequence GTGAACTCCTTCCTGAATCTGATCGGGGTCGATCTCTCGGCCCTGCAAGGCTATGGCCCATTGTTGCTGCATGGCACCTGGGTCACGCTGAAATTGTCAGCGCTCTCGCTGCTGGTGAGCATGGCGCTGGGCCTGCTCGGCGCGGCAGCGAAACTGTCGCCGCTGAAGCTGTTGAACCTGCCGGCAACCTTCTACACGACGCTGATTCGCGGGGTGCCGGACCTGGTGCTGATGCTGCTGATTTTCTACAGCCTGCAAGGCTGGCTGAGCAGCCTGACCGAAGCCATGGACTGGCCCTACATGGAAATCGATCCGTTCGTGGCCGGGGTCATCACCCTTGGTTTTATCTACGGCGCGTATTTCACCGAGACCTTTCGCGGGGCGATTCTGAGTGTACCGCGCGGCCAGCAGGAAGCCGCCGCGTGTTTTGGCCTGAACCGCTGGCAGCGATTCCGCTTCGTGGTGTTCCCGCAAATGATGCGTTTTGCCTTGCCAAGCCTGGGCAATAACTGGCTGGTACTGCTCAAGGCCACGGCGCTGGTGTCGATCATCGGGTTGTCGGACCTGGTCAAAGTCGCGCAGGAAGCGGGTAAAAGCACCTTCAACATGCTCGATTTCCTGCTGCTGGCAGCCGCGTTGTATTTGCTGATCACCAGCGCTTCGAACTACGTTTTGCGCGTGTTGGAACGGCGCTACAACCAGGGTGTGCGGGGGATGGCACGATGA
- a CDS encoding HPP family protein produces MFARWFPAAINTRPSEWSRAAIGMSLGTMFSVWLCSQVFGMQVAQHLIGPLGASAVLLFAVSSGALAQPWSILGGYLSAGVVSLLVAHVLGRTLGSACLAAGMALILMCWLRCLHPPAGALALLLVLADPATIALDWKALGPVMLSGSTMLLSALAYNNLTRIRYPKRASEPASIVPADRPPTDSQAITAADLKLALADMEAFYDVTPEDLEQLIHASELHAKRRSIGEVLSGRT; encoded by the coding sequence ATGTTTGCTCGCTGGTTTCCCGCTGCCATCAACACCCGCCCCTCCGAATGGAGTCGCGCCGCGATCGGCATGTCCTTGGGCACGATGTTCAGCGTCTGGCTCTGCAGCCAGGTATTCGGCATGCAAGTGGCGCAACACCTGATCGGTCCACTGGGCGCATCGGCCGTGTTGCTGTTCGCAGTGTCCTCCGGCGCCCTTGCCCAGCCCTGGTCGATTCTCGGCGGCTACCTCAGCGCTGGAGTGGTTTCACTGCTGGTCGCTCACGTGCTCGGGCGAACCCTTGGCAGCGCTTGCCTGGCGGCGGGCATGGCGCTGATTCTGATGTGCTGGCTGCGTTGCCTGCACCCACCGGCCGGGGCCTTGGCGTTGCTGTTGGTATTGGCAGACCCGGCGACCATTGCCCTGGACTGGAAAGCCCTCGGCCCGGTGATGCTCAGCGGCTCGACCATGCTGCTCAGCGCCCTGGCCTACAACAACCTGACCCGTATTCGTTACCCAAAACGCGCCAGCGAACCGGCGTCCATCGTGCCGGCCGACCGCCCGCCCACCGACAGCCAGGCGATCACTGCCGCGGATCTGAAACTGGCCCTTGCCGACATGGAGGCCTTCTACGACGTCACCCCCGAAGACCTTGAACAGCTGATCCATGCCAGTGAGTTGCATGCCAAACGGCGCAGCATTGGTGAAGTCCTCAGCGGTAGAACCTGA
- the astA gene encoding arginine N-succinyltransferase, whose amino-acid sequence MIVRPATPADLSALLALAHSAGTGLTTLPADAGRLRQRLEWAAKTFAGEAERADADYLFVLENDQHEAIGICALAGAVGLREPWYNYRLGLFVAASKNLGINQQLPTLFLGNDMTGHSELCSLFLHADHRSGLNGRLLSKARFLFLAEFRQHFGEKVIAEMRGYSDEEGISPFWEGLGRHFFKMDFADADYLTGLGNKTFIAELMPKFPLPTCLLPEAARTVIGRVHPNTEPALGMLKAEGFEHRDYIDIFDGGPLIECATGDIRAVRDSQVLQLSIGTPGEQAATYLIHNRQFAECRIIAAPARVAAGTLIVDAATAKSLGLSVGSSVRAVSLAVPVRQQSAA is encoded by the coding sequence ATGATCGTTCGTCCAGCCACACCGGCAGACCTGTCGGCACTGTTAGCCCTGGCCCATAGCGCCGGAACCGGCTTGACCACCTTGCCTGCCGACGCGGGGCGTCTGCGCCAGCGTCTGGAGTGGGCAGCGAAGACCTTCGCCGGCGAAGCCGAACGCGCCGATGCCGATTACCTGTTTGTGCTTGAGAATGACCAGCATGAAGCCATCGGCATCTGCGCACTGGCCGGGGCCGTCGGCCTGCGCGAGCCCTGGTACAACTACCGACTGGGCCTGTTTGTCGCGGCCTCGAAAAACCTCGGGATCAATCAGCAACTGCCGACGTTGTTCCTCGGTAACGACATGACCGGTCACTCAGAACTGTGTTCACTGTTTCTGCATGCCGATCACCGCAGCGGTCTGAACGGGCGCTTGCTGTCCAAGGCGCGGTTCCTGTTTCTGGCGGAATTTCGTCAGCACTTCGGTGAGAAAGTCATCGCCGAGATGCGTGGCTACTCGGACGAAGAGGGCATTTCACCGTTCTGGGAAGGCCTGGGTCGGCACTTCTTCAAGATGGACTTTGCCGATGCCGACTACCTCACAGGGCTGGGCAACAAAACCTTCATCGCCGAGCTGATGCCCAAGTTTCCGCTGCCCACCTGCCTGTTGCCTGAAGCGGCGCGAACCGTCATCGGGCGGGTTCACCCCAATACCGAACCGGCGTTGGGGATGCTCAAGGCTGAAGGATTCGAGCACCGCGACTACATCGACATCTTCGACGGCGGCCCGCTGATCGAATGCGCCACCGGGGATATCCGTGCGGTGCGCGACAGCCAGGTGCTGCAACTGAGCATTGGCACACCGGGGGAGCAGGCGGCGACTTACCTGATTCATAACCGTCAATTTGCCGAGTGCCGGATTATCGCGGCACCGGCGCGGGTGGCTGCCGGGACGTTGATTGTCGATGCGGCAACTGCGAAGAGTTTGGGATTGAGTGTCGGGTCATCGGTGCGCGCGGTGAGTCTGGCGGTGCCGGTGCGGCAACAGTCAGCAGCCTGA
- a CDS encoding MFS transporter: MATYSLVIRRLMIVSLTIVVSRAITSPLLTLFLSNKLGLNQQDVGLLLGIAVFIATLLALYGGYIIDRLEKRRLLILAMLSSAIGFVLLTFADNLYLTTATLVITETASALFLIGSKAILSENLPVGQRAKAFSLRYTLTNIGYATGPMLGVVIAGVYPIAPFLIAGGIAFFSIFLMIGIPKDSAQAPAIGQPTSFLKTLITLKNDRTLIMFTCGCLLSTVVHGRFTLYLSQYLLVTQDTKRALETMAALLACNAISVILLQYQIGRFLKREQLRYWIAGGTSLFIVGLIGFSLADSLVSWCVAMFIFTLGEMIIYPAEFLFVDTLAPEELRGSYYGAQNLAALGGALSPVICGFLLMHTPAPTMFYALSALTAMGGFLCFMSGRRVALQQN; encoded by the coding sequence GTGGCCACTTACTCACTCGTTATCCGCCGGTTGATGATCGTTTCGCTGACCATCGTCGTCAGCCGCGCCATCACCAGCCCGCTGCTGACGCTGTTCCTGAGCAACAAACTTGGCCTCAACCAACAGGATGTCGGCTTGCTGCTGGGCATTGCGGTGTTCATCGCCACCCTGCTCGCGCTCTACGGCGGTTACATCATCGACCGCCTCGAGAAGCGCCGACTGTTGATCCTGGCGATGCTCTCCAGCGCCATCGGCTTCGTGCTGCTGACCTTCGCCGACAACCTCTACCTGACCACCGCCACCCTGGTCATCACCGAAACCGCCTCGGCACTGTTCCTGATCGGTTCAAAGGCGATCCTCAGCGAAAACCTGCCCGTGGGCCAGCGCGCCAAGGCGTTTTCCCTGCGCTACACCTTGACCAACATCGGCTACGCCACCGGCCCGATGCTGGGCGTGGTGATTGCCGGCGTGTATCCGATAGCACCGTTCCTGATCGCGGGCGGCATCGCGTTCTTCAGTATTTTCCTGATGATCGGAATACCGAAGGATTCGGCCCAGGCTCCCGCGATTGGCCAGCCAACGAGTTTTCTCAAGACCCTGATCACCCTGAAAAACGATCGCACGCTGATCATGTTCACCTGCGGCTGCCTGCTCAGCACCGTGGTCCATGGCCGTTTCACCCTGTACCTGTCGCAATACCTGTTGGTGACTCAAGACACCAAACGGGCACTGGAAACCATGGCCGCCCTGCTCGCCTGCAATGCGATCAGCGTGATCCTGCTGCAATACCAGATCGGCCGTTTCCTCAAGCGCGAACAATTGCGTTACTGGATCGCGGGCGGTACCAGCCTGTTCATCGTCGGTTTGATCGGCTTCAGCCTGGCCGACAGCCTTGTGAGCTGGTGCGTGGCCATGTTCATCTTCACCCTCGGTGAAATGATCATTTACCCGGCCGAATTCCTCTTCGTTGACACCCTGGCGCCGGAAGAGCTGCGCGGCAGTTATTACGGCGCGCAAAACCTCGCAGCCCTCGGCGGTGCACTGAGCCCGGTGATTTGCGGTTTCCTGCTGATGCACACCCCAGCGCCAACGATGTTTTATGCCTTGAGCGCACTGACCGCGATGGGCGGATTCCTGTGTTTCATGAGCGGTCGCCGGGTGGCTTTACAGCAAAATTAA
- a CDS encoding transporter substrate-binding domain-containing protein — protein sequence MKTRWLSLSAIALLCCTTGASAKEWKELRFGVNPSYPPFESSTADGGVQGFGVDLGNAICAELKVKCVWVSNDFDGLIPALKAGKFDAIESSMTVTDARKKQIDFTDRLYAGPTAIVTRKDSGLLPTAESLQGKTIGYMQGTIQETYAKAKLGPGGVKLRAYQNQDQVYADLVFGRLDASIQDKMQAQMSFLTSPQGADFKNSEGISDPLVPSDIAIGVRKGNEELKGMLNAAIKALHDKGIYAQIQQKHFGDLDLYNY from the coding sequence ATGAAGACTAGATGGCTGAGCTTGTCGGCAATCGCATTGCTGTGCTGCACCACCGGCGCCAGTGCCAAGGAATGGAAGGAGCTGCGATTCGGCGTCAACCCGAGCTACCCGCCTTTTGAATCCTCCACCGCCGATGGCGGCGTGCAGGGCTTTGGCGTGGATTTGGGCAATGCGATCTGCGCCGAATTGAAGGTTAAATGCGTGTGGGTCAGCAATGACTTCGACGGGCTGATTCCGGCGCTCAAGGCGGGCAAGTTCGATGCCATCGAATCGTCGATGACCGTGACCGATGCGCGCAAAAAACAGATCGACTTCACCGACCGCCTGTATGCAGGGCCGACCGCCATCGTCACTCGCAAGGATTCCGGGCTGTTGCCCACCGCCGAGTCGCTGCAGGGCAAGACCATCGGTTACATGCAGGGCACGATCCAGGAAACCTACGCCAAGGCCAAGTTGGGGCCGGGCGGTGTGAAACTGCGGGCCTATCAGAATCAGGATCAGGTCTACGCCGACCTGGTATTTGGCCGTCTCGACGCCTCGATCCAGGACAAGATGCAGGCGCAAATGAGCTTTTTGACTTCCCCTCAAGGTGCTGACTTCAAGAACAGTGAAGGCATCAGCGACCCGTTGGTCCCCTCCGACATCGCCATCGGCGTGCGCAAGGGCAACGAAGAACTCAAAGGCATGCTCAATGCCGCCATCAAGGCCCTGCATGACAAGGGTATCTACGCGCAGATCCAGCAGAAACACTTCGGCGATCTGGACCTCTACAACTACTGA
- a CDS encoding Lrp/AsnC family transcriptional regulator has product MADIRDLSIVLDRIDQAIIEVLRHEGRITYQKLSERVHLTPRPCLERVRKLEQLGVIRGYGAILDEKKLTPGLSLLVLVALSNQSGRAAQKAFEAKVRACPQVMECQLISGAFDYSLRMRCRDMEHYRVLTEVWFDDPELHIDKLVSHPELAMVKTTME; this is encoded by the coding sequence ATGGCGGATATCCGCGATCTGTCGATCGTGCTTGATCGTATCGATCAGGCAATCATCGAAGTGTTGCGCCACGAAGGGCGCATCACTTATCAAAAGCTTTCCGAGCGCGTCCATCTCACGCCCAGACCGTGCCTGGAACGGGTGCGCAAACTCGAACAGCTCGGGGTCATTCGTGGGTATGGCGCGATTCTCGATGAAAAGAAACTGACGCCAGGCTTGTCGTTGCTGGTGTTGGTGGCGTTGTCGAACCAGAGCGGGCGCGCGGCGCAGAAGGCGTTCGAAGCCAAGGTCCGCGCCTGCCCGCAGGTGATGGAATGTCAGTTGATCAGCGGCGCGTTCGACTACAGCTTGCGCATGCGTTGCCGGGACATGGAGCACTATCGGGTGCTGACCGAAGTCTGGTTCGATGACCCGGAATTGCACATCGACAAACTGGTCAGCCATCCGGAACTGGCGATGGTCAAGACCACGATGGAATAG
- a CDS encoding ABC transporter permease, whose translation MIELIAEYWKPFLFSDGYSLTGLAMTLWLLVASIVMGFFLSLPLAIMRTSRWGLLRWPVQLFTYVFRGTPLYIQLLICYSGIYGIAVVRSQPLLEAFFRDAMNCTLLAFTLNTCAYTVEIFAGAIRSIPYGEIEAAHAYGLSGWRLYLRLILPSALRRALPYYSNEVILMLHATSVAFTATIPDILKVARDANAATFMTFQAFGIAGLLYLALSFGLVGAFRFAEKRWLGFLGPTH comes from the coding sequence ATGATCGAGTTGATTGCCGAATACTGGAAACCCTTTCTGTTCAGCGACGGCTACAGCCTCACCGGGTTGGCCATGACCTTGTGGCTGCTGGTGGCGAGCATTGTGATGGGGTTCTTCCTGTCGCTGCCATTGGCGATCATGCGAACCTCGCGCTGGGGCCTGCTGCGCTGGCCGGTTCAGCTGTTCACTTATGTGTTTCGCGGCACGCCGCTGTATATCCAGTTGCTGATTTGCTACAGCGGGATCTACGGCATCGCGGTGGTGCGCTCGCAACCGTTGCTCGAAGCATTTTTCCGCGATGCGATGAATTGCACCTTGCTCGCGTTCACGCTCAACACCTGCGCCTACACCGTGGAAATCTTCGCTGGGGCAATTCGCAGCATTCCCTACGGTGAAATCGAGGCCGCCCACGCGTATGGCTTGAGCGGTTGGCGCCTGTACCTGCGGCTGATTCTGCCTTCGGCGTTGCGCCGGGCATTGCCGTATTACAGCAACGAAGTGATCCTGATGTTGCACGCGACCTCAGTGGCGTTCACCGCCACCATTCCAGACATCCTCAAAGTCGCCAGGGACGCCAATGCCGCGACCTTCATGACGTTCCAGGCCTTCGGCATTGCCGGGCTGCTGTACCTCGCGCTGTCGTTCGGCCTGGTCGGCGCCTTCCGGTTCGCAGAGAAGCGTTGGCTGGGTTTTCTCGGCCCGACTCACTAA
- the ctlX gene encoding citrulline utilization hydrolase CtlX — translation MQTTNTVLMIRPTRFSFNQDTAANNRFQQPAAVSEDVQQKALQEFDGYVAALRQHGVEVRVHNDREAPHTPDSIFPNNWWSSHPDGTLVLYPMQGHNRRLERDKGVLDWLRDEYRVEQLLDLSSLEQQEVFLEGTGSMVLDRQQRICYAGYSTRTHARALDQVVSHLGYELCAFNAVDRQGVAIYHTNVMMSVGTRLAVACLTSVTHPAERLALRKRLEDSGKQVIALSWEQLESFAGNMLEVHNAAGEPLLVMSRTAWQSLDAAQRRLIETHATPLPVNIDTIERIGGGSARCMLAEVFLSKHRATQEQMQ, via the coding sequence ATGCAAACCACCAATACCGTTTTGATGATTCGCCCGACACGTTTCTCCTTCAATCAGGACACGGCGGCGAACAACCGTTTCCAGCAGCCGGCCGCCGTCAGCGAAGACGTGCAGCAAAAGGCGTTGCAAGAGTTCGATGGCTACGTTGCAGCGCTGCGTCAGCACGGTGTCGAGGTCAGGGTGCACAACGACCGCGAAGCGCCGCATACCCCGGATTCGATCTTCCCTAACAATTGGTGGAGCAGCCATCCCGACGGCACCTTGGTGCTGTACCCGATGCAGGGCCACAACCGGCGTTTGGAACGGGACAAAGGCGTGCTCGACTGGCTGCGGGACGAGTACCGGGTGGAACAGTTGCTGGACCTTTCCAGCCTCGAACAGCAGGAAGTGTTCCTCGAAGGCACCGGTAGCATGGTGCTGGATCGTCAGCAGCGAATTTGCTACGCCGGTTACTCCACCCGCACCCATGCCCGCGCTCTGGACCAGGTGGTCAGTCATTTGGGTTACGAACTGTGCGCCTTCAACGCGGTGGACCGTCAGGGCGTCGCGATTTACCACACCAACGTGATGATGAGTGTCGGCACACGCCTGGCCGTGGCCTGCCTGACGTCAGTCACGCACCCGGCCGAACGCCTGGCCCTGCGTAAACGCCTGGAAGACAGCGGCAAACAGGTGATTGCCCTGAGCTGGGAACAACTGGAATCTTTCGCCGGCAACATGCTGGAAGTCCACAACGCTGCGGGCGAACCCTTGCTGGTGATGTCGCGCACGGCCTGGCAATCGCTGGATGCCGCCCAACGTCGTTTGATCGAAACCCACGCCACGCCGCTCCCCGTGAACATCGACACCATCGAACGCATCGGTGGCGGCAGCGCGCGCTGCATGTTGGCCGAAGTCTTTCTGTCCAAACACCGGGCTACCCAGGAGCAAATGCAATGA
- a CDS encoding ABC transporter ATP-binding protein produces MYKLTVENLYKRFGDNEVLKGVSLNARAGDVVSMIGASGSGKSTMLRCINFLERADEGAIELDGERVITRPGAGGMRVAHPAQLQRLRTRLAMVFQHFNLWSHLTVLENIVLAPCRVLGISRKAAEESARAYLDKVGLAQRVADQYPAFLSGGQQQRVAIARALAVEPEILLFDEPTSALDPELVGEVLKVIQALAEEGRTMLMVTHEMGFARQVSSQVLFLHQGKVEEQGDATILDQPKSERLQQFLSGRLK; encoded by the coding sequence ATGTACAAACTCACGGTTGAAAATCTGTATAAACGTTTTGGTGACAACGAAGTGCTCAAGGGCGTCTCGTTGAATGCACGGGCAGGCGATGTGGTGAGCATGATCGGCGCCAGCGGTTCGGGTAAAAGCACGATGCTGCGCTGCATCAACTTTCTGGAACGCGCGGACGAAGGCGCCATTGAACTGGACGGCGAGCGCGTGATCACGCGCCCGGGTGCCGGTGGCATGCGCGTCGCTCATCCGGCGCAATTGCAGCGTCTGCGCACGCGCCTGGCAATGGTGTTCCAGCATTTCAATTTGTGGAGCCATCTGACGGTGCTGGAGAACATCGTGCTGGCGCCGTGCCGGGTGTTGGGGATCAGCCGCAAGGCCGCCGAAGAAAGTGCGCGGGCTTACCTGGACAAGGTCGGTCTGGCGCAACGAGTGGCCGATCAATACCCGGCGTTTCTGTCCGGTGGCCAGCAACAACGGGTGGCGATCGCACGTGCCCTGGCGGTGGAACCGGAGATTCTGTTGTTCGACGAGCCGACCTCGGCACTCGATCCGGAATTGGTGGGTGAGGTGCTGAAGGTCATTCAGGCCCTGGCCGAGGAAGGCCGTACCATGTTGATGGTGACCCACGAAATGGGGTTTGCCCGTCAGGTTTCCAGCCAGGTGTTGTTTTTGCATCAGGGAAAGGTCGAGGAGCAGGGTGATGCTACGATCCTCGACCAGCCAAAAAGTGAACGTTTGCAGCAATTCCTATCGGGTCGTTTGAAGTGA
- a CDS encoding polysaccharide deacetylase family protein: MTDSTVWPKGYRCAVVLTVDYNDIHGILTQAPEVAGRDKTLSVWRYGTQRGVDRLLGLFEELGVSSSWFVPGIVAEENPGHIRAIQAGGHEIACAGYRHQHYDTLSLNEQSAEIAKGCEALTTLTGQRPTGFRIPAGNGAPGFIEALKDHGIRWSSSWRGDDLPFAHPTASDVIELPLHYELEDEPYFAFNLSPAVPPAQSRIASYSHTLGNLQLDFAGFHRFGLCYVLRLHPEIIATPGRIGVLRELLEGIQQHDDVWIATGADVAQWWAESARQVTEDHPAAVYERHYRDYLV; this comes from the coding sequence ATGACTGATTCCACTGTCTGGCCCAAAGGCTACCGCTGCGCCGTGGTACTGACCGTCGATTACAACGACATCCACGGCATCCTCACCCAGGCCCCGGAGGTCGCCGGGCGCGACAAGACGCTGTCGGTCTGGCGCTATGGCACCCAACGCGGCGTCGACCGTTTGCTCGGTTTATTCGAAGAACTGGGGGTTTCCAGCAGCTGGTTTGTGCCCGGGATCGTCGCCGAGGAAAACCCCGGGCACATTCGGGCAATCCAGGCCGGTGGACATGAGATCGCCTGCGCCGGGTATCGCCACCAGCACTACGACACCCTGAGCCTCAACGAACAAAGCGCCGAGATTGCCAAAGGCTGCGAGGCGTTGACCACGCTGACTGGCCAGCGTCCAACAGGCTTTCGCATCCCGGCCGGCAACGGTGCACCGGGCTTCATCGAAGCGTTGAAGGATCACGGCATTCGCTGGTCCTCATCGTGGCGTGGCGATGATTTGCCATTCGCTCATCCGACGGCGTCCGACGTCATCGAGTTGCCATTGCACTACGAACTGGAAGACGAACCCTACTTCGCCTTCAACCTGAGCCCGGCCGTGCCACCGGCGCAATCGCGGATCGCCTCTTACAGCCATACCCTGGGCAACCTGCAACTGGATTTTGCCGGGTTTCACCGATTCGGCCTGTGTTATGTGCTGCGACTGCACCCGGAAATCATTGCGACACCCGGGCGGATTGGCGTGTTGCGCGAGTTGCTGGAGGGGATTCAACAGCACGACGACGTGTGGATTGCCACAGGCGCCGACGTTGCTCAATGGTGGGCCGAATCGGCGCGACAGGTGACCGAGGACCATCCGGCGGCCGTGTATGAGCGGCATTATCGGGATTACCTCGTATGA